In one window of Bdellovibrio bacteriovorus W DNA:
- a CDS encoding bacterioferritin comigratory protein (COG1225 Peroxiredoxin): protein MADKTTSTVSLGKKVKNFKAASSFGENFELKDYKGKKVVIYFYPKDSTPGCTTESIEFNESLAKFKKLNTEIVGVSRDSLKSHDKFICKYDLKFQLLSDEDESVCQLFDVIKEKTLYGKKFMGIERSTFVLDEDQKLVGEFRKVKAQGHAQQILDFIKEME from the coding sequence ATGGCAGATAAAACAACTTCTACCGTTTCTTTAGGAAAGAAAGTAAAGAATTTTAAGGCGGCATCGTCTTTTGGGGAAAACTTCGAACTTAAAGACTATAAGGGAAAAAAGGTCGTTATTTACTTCTACCCTAAAGACAGCACTCCAGGCTGTACAACAGAGAGTATCGAGTTTAATGAGAGCTTGGCTAAGTTTAAGAAACTCAATACGGAGATAGTTGGAGTTTCAAGAGACAGTTTGAAATCTCATGATAAGTTTATTTGTAAGTATGATTTGAAGTTTCAACTTTTGTCAGACGAAGATGAATCTGTTTGCCAGCTTTTTGATGTCATTAAAGAGAAAACTCTCTATGGCAAAAAGTTTATGGGTATTGAAAGATCGACGTTTGTTCTTGATGAAGATCAGAAGCTTGTTGGAGAGTTTCGCAAAGTGAAAGCTCAAGGACATGCTCAGCAAATCCTAGATTTCATTAAAGAGATGGAATAG
- a CDS encoding formimidoylglutamase (COG0010 Arginase/agmatinase/formimionoglutamate hydrolase, arginase family): MAWFHPIDKNLLFTKNDKEDPRLGECVQLLPKVILEELDQHPSDITILGYPDDDGISLNGGRPGAQVAPREIRRFLYRMTPHLQAKKLPKILDLGEMINRVHSLAERHENGKNTIALLNKQNRRWLSFGGGHDYGYVDTAGFLEVHGGNAVVLNFDAHMDVRPTDKGLNSGTPFFRALTDYAGKFAFAEIGIQNQCNSAFHVRWAQEKGAQVYTLEDVESKGLLPCVKEFMDAHAGKKVFISLDIDAFNSSEAPGCSQSWATGLRAEEFLPCLDWLIANHDVRGMGIYEVSPPLDPDNRTAKLAALIAHRFIFDTLKKEN; this comes from the coding sequence ATGGCTTGGTTTCATCCCATCGACAAGAATCTTCTTTTCACCAAAAACGATAAAGAGGATCCTCGTCTCGGAGAGTGCGTCCAACTCTTGCCTAAAGTCATTCTTGAAGAGCTTGATCAACATCCCAGCGATATCACTATTCTAGGATATCCTGATGACGATGGTATTTCTCTCAATGGTGGGCGCCCTGGAGCTCAAGTAGCTCCTCGCGAAATTCGTAGATTTCTCTACAGAATGACCCCTCACCTGCAAGCAAAAAAACTTCCTAAGATTTTGGATCTTGGCGAAATGATCAATCGTGTTCACTCTCTAGCAGAACGCCACGAAAATGGAAAAAACACCATTGCGCTTCTAAATAAGCAAAATCGTCGCTGGCTCTCTTTCGGCGGTGGCCACGATTATGGATATGTAGATACAGCAGGCTTCCTTGAAGTTCATGGCGGTAACGCCGTTGTACTTAACTTTGATGCTCATATGGATGTTCGCCCAACTGACAAAGGCCTCAACTCTGGAACTCCGTTCTTCCGCGCATTGACGGACTATGCTGGCAAATTTGCTTTTGCTGAGATCGGCATTCAAAACCAATGCAATAGTGCATTTCATGTACGCTGGGCCCAAGAAAAAGGCGCTCAAGTTTACACTCTGGAGGACGTGGAATCCAAAGGCCTATTGCCATGTGTGAAAGAGTTCATGGATGCCCATGCAGGTAAAAAAGTATTTATCAGTTTAGATATTGATGCTTTTAACTCTAGCGAAGCACCAGGATGCAGCCAATCTTGGGCAACAGGCCTACGCGCCGAAGAGTTCCTACCTTGCCTTGACTGGTTGATTGCAAATCATGACGTGCGAGGCATGGGGATTTACGAAGTATCCCCCCCTCTCGACCCAGACAATCGCACAGCAAAACTTGCAGCGCTCATTGCACACAGATTTATTTTCGATACCTTAAAGAAAGAAAACTAA
- a CDS encoding hypothetical protein (COG2206 HD-GYP domain), which produces MEYVSIRVSTLRGDQKIEFNTYIRINDKMVLYLRRGDSFEGDRLQRLKDKKLRKMYILTDEEQRYRNYLQQNIESAYDPKSNRDIQSRTEIIHGSQQSNVEEVFENPENEVSYGLAKDAAGKYADFILNNSNALGAIMKLENTDKDISHHGVAVATLALGLAQRMGIDDPKRLQLLVLGSLLHDYGHHQSPLILTQPISSMSAADKAIWMQHPKHGASLVQDKKHFDQTVISIISQHEETIDGSGPLSLREKDQDPLTVLVSTANALDRLITFEGVPRLEAAKKLMIDKVGKHPLQQIQILGELLKKI; this is translated from the coding sequence ATGGAATACGTCTCAATTCGAGTCAGCACCCTGCGCGGTGATCAGAAGATCGAATTTAACACTTATATCCGAATCAACGACAAGATGGTCCTCTATCTTCGTCGTGGCGACTCCTTTGAGGGGGATCGTCTTCAGCGCCTTAAAGACAAAAAGCTTCGTAAAATGTACATCCTGACGGATGAAGAACAGCGTTACCGAAACTATCTTCAACAAAACATTGAGTCTGCCTATGATCCAAAGTCCAATCGCGATATTCAATCGCGCACAGAGATCATCCATGGCTCGCAACAAAGCAATGTGGAAGAGGTCTTTGAAAATCCAGAGAATGAAGTTTCCTATGGATTGGCTAAGGATGCCGCCGGCAAATATGCCGATTTCATTCTCAACAATAGCAATGCCTTAGGCGCGATCATGAAGCTTGAAAACACCGATAAGGACATCTCTCATCATGGTGTTGCAGTGGCAACTCTGGCGCTAGGGCTTGCTCAGCGCATGGGGATTGATGATCCTAAGCGTTTACAACTTCTTGTCTTAGGATCGCTCCTTCATGATTACGGACACCACCAATCGCCACTGATTCTGACTCAACCGATTTCTTCAATGTCCGCTGCAGACAAAGCTATTTGGATGCAACATCCAAAACATGGAGCTTCACTAGTACAAGATAAAAAACACTTTGACCAAACAGTGATCAGCATTATTTCTCAACACGAAGAAACCATTGATGGCTCGGGCCCTTTGAGCCTGCGAGAAAAAGATCAAGATCCTTTGACTGTTTTAGTCTCCACTGCCAATGCCTTAGATCGCTTGATCACTTTTGAAGGCGTTCCTCGCTTAGAAGCAGCTAAGAAACTCATGATTGATAAAGTGGGAAAGCATCCTCTGCAACAGATTCAAATCTTGGGTGAGCTTTTAAAGAAAATTTAG
- a CDS encoding low specificity L-threonine aldolase protein (COG2008 Threonine aldolase), which produces MQRGFGSDNHSGVHPLLMDAIIEANIAHTPSYGTDPWSEKAQTLFKEHFGPQAQTFFVFNGTAANVLALKAITPSYQAIFCADNSHLNVDECGAPEFFTGAKLITLPTQNGKISVEALEEYYIRRGDQHFSQAQVLSLTQPTELGTVYSLQELKELITWAKSKKMFVHIDGARLSNAVVSLNTTFKAMTTDLGVDVVSFGGTKNGLMMGEAVIFLNKDLAKDFKYLRKQAAQLPSKTRFIACQFVKYLEGDLWKSIASHSVSLAQKLHQAVSNISQVEVTVPSQSNAVFAKIPQAWVKPLREKYFFYVWNERTFECRWMTSWDTQTEDIEGFINALKELSK; this is translated from the coding sequence ATGCAGCGTGGGTTTGGAAGCGATAACCACTCCGGTGTCCACCCGCTTCTGATGGACGCCATCATAGAGGCCAACATCGCGCATACACCTTCCTATGGAACCGACCCGTGGAGTGAAAAAGCGCAAACTCTTTTTAAGGAACACTTTGGCCCGCAAGCTCAGACGTTTTTTGTATTTAATGGCACTGCTGCCAACGTCCTTGCTCTAAAGGCCATAACTCCCTCCTATCAAGCTATTTTCTGTGCCGATAATTCTCACTTGAACGTGGACGAGTGCGGAGCCCCTGAATTCTTTACCGGTGCCAAGCTCATCACTCTCCCCACGCAGAATGGCAAAATTTCTGTCGAGGCCTTGGAAGAATATTACATTCGCAGAGGTGATCAGCATTTTTCGCAGGCGCAAGTTTTATCTCTGACTCAGCCAACAGAATTAGGCACCGTTTATTCTCTACAAGAACTGAAAGAACTCATCACTTGGGCCAAATCAAAAAAGATGTTCGTGCATATTGATGGTGCTCGCTTAAGCAATGCCGTTGTCAGTTTGAATACAACCTTTAAAGCAATGACGACAGATCTCGGAGTCGACGTCGTATCATTCGGCGGCACAAAAAACGGACTCATGATGGGCGAGGCTGTGATCTTTTTAAATAAAGATCTAGCTAAGGATTTTAAGTATCTACGCAAGCAGGCTGCTCAGTTGCCATCAAAAACTCGCTTTATTGCCTGTCAGTTTGTAAAATACCTCGAGGGCGATTTGTGGAAATCCATCGCTTCACACTCTGTAAGCCTTGCCCAAAAGCTCCATCAAGCGGTCTCTAATATTTCGCAGGTGGAAGTAACAGTGCCCTCGCAAAGCAATGCTGTTTTTGCTAAAATCCCTCAAGCATGGGTTAAACCCTTGCGTGAAAAATACTTTTTTTATGTTTGGAACGAGAGAACTTTTGAATGCCGCTGGATGACCTCTTGGGATACTCAAACTGAAGACATCGAAGGTTTTATCAACGCTCTTAAGGAGTTATCAAAATGA
- a CDS encoding creatininase (COG1402 Uncharacterized protein, putative amidase), with amino-acid sequence MNLQEMSWPQVEAYLKEKQTIIVPVGSTEQHGPNGLIGIDYMAAWHIAQAAGLQSKILVAPPLCFGMAVHHMAFAGTMSLSPSTYVLVLTELIQGLMKHGFKRILFVNGHGGNIAPITTAFCQAQMDNERVDLQLINWWHLPEVREYEEKVFGDENGFHATCGEISVTMYTHPEAYAKMPSMDFQPTVAKHQWPMSPQLFRETFPDGRMGSNPSLSSSKHGEVLFNLAVNAISRRLEVK; translated from the coding sequence ATGAATTTACAAGAAATGAGCTGGCCTCAAGTGGAGGCTTATCTTAAAGAGAAACAAACCATTATCGTTCCTGTTGGATCTACAGAACAACACGGACCTAACGGCCTGATTGGAATTGACTACATGGCCGCATGGCATATCGCCCAGGCAGCAGGACTTCAGTCAAAGATCCTAGTGGCACCTCCACTTTGTTTTGGGATGGCTGTTCACCACATGGCCTTTGCTGGCACAATGAGCCTTAGCCCTTCGACTTACGTGCTTGTGCTCACAGAGTTGATTCAAGGACTTATGAAGCATGGTTTTAAGCGCATTTTGTTTGTAAATGGTCACGGTGGAAACATTGCCCCTATTACAACAGCATTTTGCCAAGCCCAAATGGACAATGAACGCGTGGATCTTCAATTGATCAACTGGTGGCACCTTCCAGAAGTTCGCGAATATGAAGAAAAAGTTTTTGGCGACGAAAATGGCTTTCATGCAACTTGCGGTGAAATTTCAGTGACGATGTATACCCATCCCGAGGCCTACGCCAAAATGCCTTCAATGGACTTCCAGCCGACCGTAGCCAAACACCAATGGCCAATGTCCCCACAGCTTTTCCGCGAAACTTTTCCAGATGGAAGAATGGGGTCAAACCCGAGCTTATCTTCATCAAAACACGGAGAAGTGCTGTTTAATTTAGCAGTTAACGCAATAAGCCGTAGGCTAGAAGTTAAATAA
- a CDS encoding tryptophan 2,3-dioxygenase (COG3483 Tryptophan 2,3-dioxygenase (vermilion)) encodes MKYPAVHYHDYLKLDQILDAQYPKSDEYKKPAHDEMLFITVHQTYEIWFKQVLFELDSTLEIFQKNHISESELGICSARLERIVAILKQITGQIDVLETMTPLDFLDFRDMLYPASGFQSYQWRLMETKLGLRIEDRLAFNQAPFYKALSPSQQTEIMDVLNGPSLFDSVEKWLERTPFLQADNFNWWEKYKEAVNNMFGDDIQVVKENSRLTEEEKQKTIAGLEMALKSFDALFDEKVYDELRSQGLYRLSFKALHAAILIPLYRHQPILQTPYRILRALLDIDEAMTTWRSRHALMALRMLGQKIGTGGSSGHKYLSDAASKHKIFGDFFNLTTFFIPSSQVPALPESIADLMNFKTKS; translated from the coding sequence ATGAAATACCCTGCTGTTCATTACCACGATTACCTAAAACTAGATCAAATTTTAGATGCTCAATATCCGAAAAGTGATGAGTATAAAAAACCTGCTCACGATGAAATGCTTTTTATCACGGTTCATCAAACCTATGAGATCTGGTTTAAACAAGTCCTTTTCGAATTAGACTCCACTCTTGAGATTTTTCAAAAAAATCATATCAGCGAATCTGAACTAGGCATTTGTTCAGCTCGCCTTGAGAGAATCGTTGCCATCCTTAAGCAGATCACGGGCCAAATTGATGTTTTAGAAACAATGACTCCTTTAGACTTCTTGGATTTCCGCGATATGCTTTACCCAGCATCTGGATTTCAAAGTTATCAATGGCGCCTCATGGAGACCAAACTAGGTCTACGCATTGAAGATCGTTTGGCATTCAACCAAGCACCTTTTTACAAAGCTCTTTCACCTTCGCAGCAGACTGAAATTATGGACGTACTCAACGGCCCTTCTCTTTTTGACTCCGTTGAAAAGTGGCTAGAAAGAACACCCTTCCTGCAGGCTGATAACTTCAATTGGTGGGAGAAGTATAAAGAAGCTGTTAACAATATGTTTGGCGACGATATTCAGGTGGTAAAAGAAAACTCGCGCTTAACTGAAGAAGAAAAACAAAAAACGATCGCAGGACTCGAAATGGCTCTGAAAAGCTTCGATGCTCTGTTTGATGAAAAAGTCTATGACGAGCTTCGCTCTCAGGGGCTTTATCGTCTGAGCTTTAAGGCCTTGCATGCTGCGATCTTGATTCCTCTTTACCGTCACCAACCGATCCTACAAACTCCCTATAGAATTCTTCGCGCACTTTTGGATATCGACGAAGCTATGACTACATGGAGAAGTCGTCATGCTCTGATGGCATTGCGCATGTTAGGCCAGAAGATTGGCACGGGTGGTTCCAGTGGTCATAAGTACTTATCAGATGCAGCTTCCAAACATAAAATCTTTGGAGACTTCTTCAACTTAACCACATTCTTTATTCCAAGTTCTCAAGTGCCTGCACTCCCAGAGTCCATTGCAGATCTCATGAACTTTAAAACTAAAAGCTAA
- a CDS encoding long-chain fatty-acid-CoA ligase (COG0318 Acyl-CoA synthetases (AMP-forming)/AMP-acid ligases II), which yields MEKIWLKNYPKGVSPEVDLSKYGSLVDIYEESIRMFTSKKAFTNMGVSLTFTELDQKVDQFASFLQNELKLKKGDRIAIQMPNVLQFPIILFAALKVGLTVVNTNPLYTAKEMQHQFKDSGAKAVVILANYAHLLESILKNTSIESVVLTEIGDLFPTPKRILVNSVVKYIKKMVPAYNIPSAYSFRQALAIGSKKPMVKVPTTQDDIAFLQYTGGTTGVAKGAMLLHRNVLANVLQIRDWMIPKLREGEEVAIAALPLYHIFALTLNCLGLLRYGAENILITNPRDIPGFIKELKKTPFSVFAGVNTLFNALMNNPEFATVNFDRMKIAVAGAMTLQKSVAERWMKMTKAVIVEGYGLTEASPVVSCNPIDGTDRVGTIGLPFPSTDIKLVNDQNVEVPMGEPGELICKGPQVMKGYWNQPEETAKVLTDGWLHTGDIAVIDNDGFLRIVDRKKDMILVSGFNVYPNEVEDAIASHPGVLEVAAIGVPDEHSGEIVKAVVVKRDPALTAEEVIAYAKKSLTNYKVPRQVEFRDELPKTNVGKILRRALRDTQA from the coding sequence ATGGAAAAAATTTGGCTTAAAAACTACCCGAAAGGTGTTTCGCCAGAGGTCGACTTATCGAAGTACGGCTCACTTGTTGATATCTACGAAGAGTCCATCCGCATGTTCACTTCGAAAAAAGCTTTTACGAACATGGGAGTTTCTCTTACATTCACGGAACTTGACCAAAAAGTGGATCAGTTTGCTTCGTTCTTACAAAACGAACTCAAACTCAAAAAAGGCGATCGTATCGCGATCCAAATGCCTAACGTCCTTCAATTTCCAATTATTTTATTTGCGGCTCTTAAAGTCGGTCTTACAGTTGTAAATACAAATCCGCTTTACACTGCCAAAGAAATGCAACATCAGTTTAAAGACTCTGGCGCAAAAGCAGTGGTCATTCTTGCGAACTACGCACACTTACTGGAATCAATTTTAAAAAATACTTCTATTGAGAGCGTGGTTCTCACAGAGATCGGCGACCTCTTCCCGACTCCAAAAAGAATTCTGGTAAACTCAGTTGTTAAGTACATCAAAAAGATGGTGCCAGCATACAACATCCCGAGCGCTTACTCTTTCCGTCAGGCTTTGGCGATTGGCTCTAAGAAACCAATGGTTAAAGTTCCTACCACTCAAGATGATATCGCTTTCTTGCAATACACGGGTGGAACTACAGGTGTCGCTAAAGGAGCCATGCTCTTGCATCGCAACGTTTTAGCAAACGTTCTACAAATCAGAGATTGGATGATCCCAAAACTTCGCGAAGGTGAAGAGGTCGCTATTGCGGCTCTACCACTTTACCACATCTTCGCTCTGACTCTTAACTGCCTAGGTCTTCTTCGCTACGGAGCTGAGAATATTCTTATCACCAACCCGCGCGATATTCCGGGCTTCATTAAAGAGCTTAAGAAAACTCCTTTCTCTGTCTTTGCTGGAGTGAATACGCTTTTCAATGCCCTTATGAATAATCCCGAGTTTGCCACAGTAAACTTCGATCGCATGAAGATCGCTGTTGCTGGCGCCATGACGTTGCAAAAGTCCGTCGCTGAAAGATGGATGAAGATGACTAAAGCCGTTATCGTTGAAGGTTATGGCTTAACAGAAGCCTCTCCAGTTGTGTCTTGCAATCCGATTGATGGCACTGACAGAGTGGGAACCATTGGTCTTCCATTCCCAAGCACAGATATTAAACTTGTAAATGACCAAAATGTCGAAGTTCCAATGGGCGAACCTGGTGAACTTATCTGTAAAGGTCCTCAAGTCATGAAGGGCTACTGGAACCAACCCGAAGAAACAGCAAAAGTTCTTACAGATGGCTGGTTACACACAGGAGATATCGCCGTGATTGATAACGATGGCTTCTTGCGCATCGTTGACCGTAAGAAAGATATGATTCTAGTTTCTGGCTTTAACGTTTATCCAAATGAGGTCGAAGACGCGATCGCTTCTCACCCTGGTGTTCTCGAAGTTGCTGCTATCGGCGTTCCTGATGAACACTCCGGTGAAATTGTAAAAGCCGTGGTTGTTAAAAGAGATCCAGCCCTTACTGCTGAAGAAGTTATCGCTTATGCTAAGAAAAGCCTGACGAACTATAAAGTTCCTCGCCAAGTAGAGTTCCGCGATGAATTACCAAAAACAAACGTGGGAAAAATTCTTCGTCGTGCATTGAGAGACACTCAAGCATAA